A single window of Thalassomonas viridans DNA harbors:
- a CDS encoding SapC family protein, protein MANAMRLNHLEHKNLRVNSKKSVRLGDNVTSTLTYPSEFIDIQREYPILFSKNPQTGEFQSVVLLGLEKDENLFLKRGKWHAGYIPAVIAKGPFLIGFEPQNVNGEQVSTPVIYVDMASPRVSMAEDESKGEGEALFLENGEQSPYLQHITRALATINDGAGISKAMFDAFSRYDLIEAVNLDITLNNGKQINLGGNYTIHEEKLAALDGEALVQLNKAGFLSLAFAVAASLGNVRKLIDLKNATL, encoded by the coding sequence ATGGCGAATGCAATGCGGTTAAACCACCTTGAACACAAAAACTTGCGGGTCAATAGCAAGAAGTCCGTCAGGCTGGGGGACAATGTCACCAGCACTTTGACTTACCCGAGCGAGTTTATCGATATCCAAAGGGAATACCCGATTCTATTCAGTAAAAATCCGCAAACCGGAGAATTCCAGTCCGTGGTATTACTGGGCCTGGAAAAAGACGAAAACCTGTTTCTTAAACGGGGTAAATGGCATGCCGGTTATATTCCCGCGGTGATAGCCAAAGGGCCTTTCCTTATAGGTTTCGAACCGCAAAACGTCAACGGGGAGCAGGTCAGTACCCCGGTGATTTATGTCGACATGGCCAGCCCCAGGGTCAGCATGGCCGAAGATGAAAGCAAGGGGGAAGGCGAAGCCCTGTTCCTGGAAAATGGTGAACAAAGCCCTTATTTGCAGCACATCACCCGGGCACTGGCTACCATTAATGACGGCGCCGGGATCAGTAAAGCCATGTTTGATGCCTTTAGCCGTTACGACCTGATCGAAGCTGTGAACCTGGACATCACCCTAAACAACGGCAAGCAAATAAACCTCGGCGGCAATTACACCATCCACGAAGAAAAGCTGGCGGCGCTGGACGGTGAAGCCCTGGTACAGCTGAATAAAGCGGGATTCTTATCCCTGGCTTTTGCCGTGGCGGCTTCACTGGGCAATGTCAGAAAATTGATCGATTTAAAAAACGCCACCTTATAG
- a CDS encoding class I SAM-dependent methyltransferase gives MSSLQDFIKWNEAKWESKNQQMYQGKSDNRWPWFSEELDPDIGDFLQVHNIHSAKMLDLGTCSGSQAIALAKMGYQVVGSDISGTALAKAKNKAQNLPWQSQVEFVLDDILDSRLAPGQFDFILDRGCFHSVCCISTKKYIANLLKLLKPDGKVLLKTMSLQETRFSDYDVFAGQKIPMPYRFDDEILHNVFSESFHIEKITDSYFYSSVIKPPARAKLAVLSKKA, from the coding sequence ATGAGCAGCTTACAAGACTTTATCAAATGGAATGAAGCCAAGTGGGAAAGTAAAAATCAGCAAATGTACCAGGGGAAGAGCGATAATCGTTGGCCCTGGTTCAGCGAGGAGTTGGATCCCGACATCGGCGACTTCCTGCAAGTGCACAATATTCACAGCGCGAAAATGCTTGATCTCGGCACCTGCAGCGGCAGCCAGGCGATAGCCCTGGCAAAAATGGGTTATCAGGTGGTGGGTTCAGATATTTCCGGAACCGCCCTGGCTAAGGCCAAAAACAAGGCGCAAAACTTGCCCTGGCAATCACAAGTTGAATTTGTATTAGATGATATCTTAGACAGCCGGCTTGCCCCGGGGCAATTCGATTTTATTTTAGACCGCGGCTGTTTTCACTCCGTCTGCTGTATCAGCACCAAGAAATATATCGCCAACCTGCTAAAACTGCTGAAACCCGACGGCAAGGTTTTGCTGAAAACCATGAGTTTACAGGAAACCCGCTTCAGTGATTATGATGTATTTGCCGGGCAGAAAATTCCCATGCCTTACCGTTTCGACGACGAGATTTTGCATAATGTGTTTAGCGAGAGTTTCCATATCGAAAAAATCACCGACAGCTATTTTTATAGTTCGGTGATCAAGCCTCCGGCCCGGGCCAAACTGGCGGTTTTATCGAAAAAAGCTTGA
- a CDS encoding tryptophan halogenase family protein, translated as MQTVSNNNKKIQRVVIAGGGSAGWMTAASLSKLLGKSLDVTLIESEAIGRIGVGEATIPPLRTFNELLGINEQHFMKTVRGTFKLGIEFKNWGRLNDSYIHSFGDTGRICWAGEFQHFWLAGLKKGIADEFGAYCPEHAAAKAGKFLGSRDSKLDYAYHIDAGLYADYLKQLALGKGVKRLEGKIEDVGIDPQSGYITTLSLDNGAVVEGDLFIDCTGFAARLIEGALNTGFESYGHLIPCDTAVAVQTEKAGEPRPYTQAIAHEWGWQWRIPLQHRVGNGLVFCSRYTSEEEAIAALMNNLESPAITEPKVFRYKTGRRLKGWNKNCIAIGLASGFVEPVESTAIHLVMASILRLMKLFPHHEICQANIDEYNNQTREEMERIRDFIILHYKATERDDSPFWRYCKNMEVPSTLAHRMELFKNTARVCITQSELFRLDSWTQVMMGQGIMPENYHQIVDQMSEAELAKFLGGIKGQVDARVASMPSHQEFINHYCRAL; from the coding sequence ATGCAAACAGTTAGCAATAATAATAAGAAGATTCAACGTGTTGTGATCGCAGGCGGCGGCAGTGCCGGCTGGATGACCGCAGCATCCCTGTCAAAGCTGCTGGGTAAAAGCCTGGATGTGACCCTGATCGAATCGGAAGCCATCGGCCGCATTGGCGTCGGTGAAGCTACCATACCGCCGCTGCGCACCTTTAATGAGCTGCTGGGCATCAATGAGCAGCATTTTATGAAAACCGTGCGCGGCACTTTTAAGCTGGGGATCGAATTTAAAAACTGGGGCAGGTTAAACGACAGTTATATCCACTCTTTCGGCGATACCGGACGTATCTGCTGGGCGGGAGAGTTCCAGCACTTCTGGCTGGCGGGGCTGAAAAAAGGCATTGCCGACGAGTTTGGCGCTTACTGCCCGGAACATGCCGCCGCCAAAGCGGGTAAGTTTCTGGGGTCGAGAGACTCTAAGCTCGACTATGCCTATCATATCGATGCCGGTTTATACGCCGATTATTTAAAACAGCTGGCGCTCGGCAAAGGGGTTAAGCGCCTGGAAGGCAAAATTGAAGATGTCGGCATAGATCCGCAATCCGGTTATATCACCACTTTATCGCTTGATAACGGTGCTGTGGTGGAAGGGGACCTATTCATTGATTGCACCGGCTTTGCCGCCCGGTTAATCGAAGGGGCGTTAAATACCGGCTTTGAAAGTTACGGCCATTTGATCCCCTGCGACACCGCGGTGGCGGTGCAAACCGAGAAGGCGGGAGAGCCCAGGCCCTATACCCAGGCGATTGCCCATGAGTGGGGCTGGCAGTGGCGTATTCCGCTGCAACACAGGGTAGGTAACGGCCTGGTTTTTTGCAGCCGCTATACCTCAGAAGAAGAGGCCATTGCCGCCCTGATGAACAACCTGGAAAGCCCGGCCATTACCGAGCCTAAAGTGTTCCGCTACAAAACCGGCCGCCGCCTTAAGGGCTGGAATAAAAACTGTATCGCCATCGGCCTGGCCAGCGGTTTTGTTGAACCGGTGGAATCTACCGCCATTCATCTGGTGATGGCGTCTATTCTGCGCCTGATGAAGTTATTTCCCCACCATGAGATCTGCCAGGCGAATATCGATGAGTATAACAACCAGACCCGGGAAGAAATGGAGCGCATCCGCGACTTTATCATCCTGCATTACAAGGCCACCGAGCGCGATGACAGTCCCTTCTGGCGTTACTGCAAAAATATGGAAGTGCCGTCAACTTTGGCCCACAGGATGGAGCTGTTTAAAAACACCGCGCGGGTGTGCATTACCCAGAGCGAGTTGTTCCGCCTGGACTCCTGGACCCAGGTGATGATGGGGCAGGGCATCATGCCGGAAAATTATCACCAGATAGTGGACCAGATGAGTGAAGCCGAGCTGGCTAAATTTCTCGGCGGTATCAAGGGCCAGGTGGATGCCCGGGTGGCAAGCATGCCAAGCCATCAGGAATTTATTAACCACTATTGTAGGGCGCTGTGA
- a CDS encoding LysR family transcriptional regulator produces the protein MSKINRLEIKQLRIFQALLHERNVSRVASQVGLTQQAVSDQLRKLRDIFDDRLFLRKSNGLIPTPVAEALGVKIAALLAGFEGLLDPDTFDPATVDATYVIAATDYAQQVVLPALLAKIRHFAPGLKIIIRDFDIDNLHELMVNSRVNLAIAFPDYIPASYPYLTLFTEHHVCVAGEQSHLSGRELSLQDIAHEAQIIASPSRPNFKGSIDSLFEQAGLTRNVVISAPCFSVVPGYIATTGAIAFLPSRAIQDNRLVQLNLNEKLINFDVIAAWHPRSSQDPLHNWIMGLLKEEYQAG, from the coding sequence TTGAGCAAGATAAACAGGTTGGAAATCAAACAACTGAGAATATTCCAGGCATTGCTGCATGAGCGCAATGTGTCCCGCGTGGCAAGCCAGGTCGGCCTTACCCAACAGGCGGTCAGCGACCAACTGAGGAAACTGAGGGATATTTTCGATGACAGGCTGTTTCTGCGAAAAAGTAACGGCTTGATCCCAACACCGGTCGCCGAAGCACTCGGCGTGAAAATAGCCGCTTTACTGGCTGGCTTTGAAGGCCTGCTTGACCCGGATACCTTTGATCCTGCAACCGTCGATGCCACGTATGTGATTGCCGCAACCGACTATGCCCAGCAAGTGGTGCTACCTGCGTTACTTGCAAAAATAAGACATTTTGCCCCCGGGCTGAAAATCATTATCCGGGATTTCGATATCGACAACCTGCATGAGCTTATGGTCAACAGCCGGGTCAATCTGGCCATTGCTTTTCCCGATTATATTCCCGCTTCTTATCCCTATCTCACTTTGTTCACCGAGCATCATGTCTGTGTCGCGGGCGAACAGTCCCATTTAAGCGGCCGGGAATTAAGCTTACAGGATATCGCACATGAAGCGCAGATTATCGCTTCCCCTTCCAGGCCCAATTTCAAAGGTTCCATCGACAGCCTTTTTGAGCAAGCCGGATTAACCCGTAATGTTGTCATCTCGGCCCCCTGTTTTTCCGTTGTCCCCGGTTATATCGCAACCACGGGAGCCATTGCCTTTCTGCCTTCAAGAGCAATACAGGATAACCGGTTGGTGCAGCTCAACCTGAATGAAAAGCTGATTAATTTTGATGTTATTGCCGCCTGGCATCCCAGATCCAGCCAGGACCCCCTGCACAACTGGATCATGGGTTTACTTAAGGAAGAGTATCAAGCCGGATAA
- a CDS encoding short chain dehydrogenase gives MKTIIVIGAQGKMGQAALTGLGKHKVITASRSGEGCDYKVDITNEASVRRLFEQVGHFDAVVNTVGFCEYTGFVEMTEQQWMTTVMSKMMGQINLVRIGQEYIADNGSFTLISGILNVKPIPFAIADATTSGAIDTFVKCVALEMPRGIRVNAVNPTVLEEAWEVYGEMMPGFQPVPGALVGKAFERAVDGFLNGEVLFVDA, from the coding sequence ATGAAAACAATTATTGTCATCGGCGCTCAGGGTAAAATGGGCCAGGCTGCCCTTACCGGTTTAGGTAAGCATAAAGTGATCACCGCAAGCCGCTCGGGCGAGGGCTGTGATTATAAAGTGGATATTACCAATGAAGCATCCGTCAGGCGCTTGTTCGAACAAGTGGGTCATTTTGATGCCGTGGTTAATACCGTTGGCTTTTGTGAATATACCGGCTTTGTCGAGATGACAGAGCAGCAGTGGATGACCACGGTTATGAGCAAAATGATGGGGCAAATCAACCTGGTGCGCATCGGCCAGGAATATATCGCCGATAACGGCTCTTTCACTCTGATTTCAGGGATCTTAAACGTCAAGCCTATCCCGTTTGCAATAGCGGATGCCACCACCAGCGGGGCGATAGATACCTTTGTTAAATGTGTCGCCCTTGAAATGCCCAGGGGGATCCGGGTCAATGCGGTAAACCCGACGGTACTGGAAGAAGCCTGGGAGGTGTATGGTGAAATGATGCCCGGATTCCAACCGGTGCCAGGTGCCTTGGTCGGTAAAGCGTTTGAGCGTGCCGTTGATGGCTTCCTCAATGGTGAAGTACTTTTTGTTGATGCTTAA
- a CDS encoding response regulator transcription factor: protein MKSSQMTKVFIADDHDLFRSGLSMLLAGNGYQVVGEAKSTDELKEIAGAAEVDIFILDCQMPSEGPVAMLQWLQLKYPASKVLFLTGLVAGGLFRQLISLKASGLVSKVSDIDAVLEALACCLRGEQYISDELQSLLEEAEEVLTPKESKVFEYLLQGKSNREIAEILFNSERTINIHRANIMKKFHAHSIVELIEIANKKGYYRVP, encoded by the coding sequence ATGAAATCTTCTCAAATGACTAAAGTATTTATCGCCGATGATCATGATTTATTTCGTAGTGGTTTATCTATGCTGCTGGCCGGTAATGGTTACCAGGTGGTCGGTGAAGCCAAATCTACCGATGAGCTCAAAGAAATTGCCGGTGCCGCTGAGGTTGATATTTTTATCTTAGACTGTCAAATGCCAAGCGAAGGCCCTGTGGCTATGTTGCAATGGTTGCAGTTGAAATACCCGGCCAGTAAGGTGCTTTTTTTGACGGGATTGGTCGCCGGCGGTTTGTTTCGCCAGCTTATCAGCCTGAAAGCGTCTGGCCTGGTCAGCAAAGTCAGTGATATTGATGCTGTGCTTGAAGCGCTGGCTTGTTGTTTACGGGGGGAGCAGTATATTTCCGATGAGCTGCAATCCTTGCTGGAAGAGGCCGAAGAGGTGCTGACGCCTAAGGAATCAAAAGTTTTTGAGTATCTGTTGCAGGGAAAGTCCAACCGGGAAATTGCCGAGATTTTGTTTAATAGCGAGCGTACCATTAATATTCACCGGGCCAATATAATGAAAAAATTCCATGCCCATTCTATTGTCGAACTAATTGAAATTGCCAATAAAAAAGGTTACTACCGGGTACCTTAA
- a CDS encoding sensor histidine kinase, whose product MKALEIKLFAVCFLLIISQLHPAYAQQYTALPHDADHFDLAPYAKYYLDNSEQQTLEQLIRLDHEFVPLAEKRLTPWPHTIWIKTAVKNESAEDLTWYLHTGTSWIPQFKIFSVSNNQSKQILALDDSNSFADRTVQEAMLIIPIKLKAGEQLTLYLTYSDTFDIHSLELFSPTALAHYLTESNLFNGMVFGALLFCFGIIAMQMLIRPKRSSAYLLCFILFGILFLADISGYTLQYSWLNYHYVYPQLPAGTILMVLVSYFLFIAHILRLKRNIPYLYRMYLAIVCSALAIIAISPVINPVPLVLILSPIAAVVSLATIYLALKRHLPLARLYSFNLLFHVGFINVLFVIRLNHIDFPLHVHSFTIPKTGFVLEVLMFVVILAYREHLMNRQQQTSLQQQLESSRQLARMKEEKNRLLAESQQRILDYATHTHDMAQPIATLKMAIKSINKQENTKLFEHIDNTINYTQNLFTSIINTAKGEYREITGHIQIQQLFDDLYWRHSPLADKAQLTLKFVPSSLKVFASYYVLSRILDNLITNAIRYAGKGKVFIGVRRRQQALEIQVLDNGPGISSQVLERISRPFEQLDKLRLQQQGFGLGMYSVKELCAKEGYRLKIASEQGKGCCFSINLPQINHKE is encoded by the coding sequence GTGAAAGCACTCGAAATAAAACTTTTTGCCGTCTGTTTCTTACTGATAATAAGCCAACTTCACCCGGCTTACGCACAGCAATATACGGCGTTACCACACGATGCCGATCATTTTGATCTTGCTCCCTATGCTAAATACTATCTCGATAATTCAGAACAACAGACTCTTGAACAGCTGATTAGACTAGACCACGAATTTGTACCGTTAGCCGAAAAAAGGCTTACCCCCTGGCCCCATACGATCTGGATAAAAACTGCCGTAAAAAACGAAAGTGCAGAAGATCTTACCTGGTATCTGCATACGGGCACTTCCTGGATTCCGCAATTTAAAATCTTTAGTGTCAGTAACAACCAGTCAAAACAAATACTGGCGTTGGATGATAGCAACTCGTTTGCCGATCGGACGGTCCAGGAAGCCATGCTAATTATCCCCATAAAGTTAAAAGCCGGTGAACAATTAACTTTGTACCTGACTTACTCAGATACTTTCGATATTCACTCGCTTGAATTATTTTCTCCCACAGCCCTGGCCCATTACTTAACCGAAAGCAATTTATTTAACGGCATGGTGTTTGGGGCTTTATTATTCTGTTTCGGTATTATTGCCATGCAAATGCTGATACGCCCGAAAAGAAGTTCGGCTTATTTATTGTGTTTCATTTTATTTGGCATCTTGTTCCTGGCCGACATATCCGGCTACACGCTTCAATATAGCTGGTTAAACTATCACTATGTCTATCCCCAGCTACCGGCCGGAACTATTTTAATGGTGCTGGTATCTTATTTTCTTTTTATTGCCCACATCTTAAGGCTGAAAAGAAATATTCCCTACTTATACCGGATGTACCTGGCAATTGTTTGTTCGGCTTTGGCGATTATTGCCATAAGCCCGGTCATAAACCCTGTTCCCCTGGTGCTGATACTTTCACCTATTGCCGCGGTGGTTTCCCTGGCAACTATCTATCTTGCCTTAAAACGTCATTTACCCCTGGCAAGACTCTATAGTTTCAACCTGTTATTCCATGTCGGTTTTATCAATGTCCTGTTTGTAATAAGGCTTAATCATATTGATTTTCCCCTGCACGTACATAGCTTTACCATACCCAAAACAGGCTTTGTATTAGAAGTGCTGATGTTTGTGGTCATACTTGCCTATCGCGAACATCTGATGAACCGGCAACAGCAAACCAGCTTGCAGCAGCAATTAGAATCGTCACGGCAACTGGCCAGGATGAAAGAAGAAAAAAACCGCCTCCTTGCCGAGAGCCAGCAACGCATTCTCGACTATGCCACCCATACCCATGACATGGCCCAGCCTATCGCCACATTAAAAATGGCAATAAAATCAATCAATAAACAGGAAAATACAAAGTTATTCGAGCATATAGATAATACCATCAACTATACCCAGAATTTATTTACCAGCATTATCAATACCGCTAAAGGGGAATACCGGGAAATAACCGGTCATATCCAAATACAACAGCTGTTTGACGACCTTTATTGGCGCCACTCCCCCCTGGCCGACAAGGCACAACTCACTCTCAAGTTTGTACCAAGCTCACTGAAAGTGTTTGCTTCTTATTATGTTCTATCGAGAATTCTCGATAACCTGATCACCAATGCCATCCGCTATGCCGGTAAAGGCAAAGTCTTCATAGGGGTCAGGCGAAGGCAGCAGGCTTTGGAGATTCAAGTGTTGGATAACGGTCCGGGCATTTCCAGCCAGGTTCTTGAAAGAATCAGCCGCCCGTTTGAGCAGCTGGACAAACTCCGGTTACAACAGCAAGGTTTTGGCCTGGGAATGTATAGCGTTAAAGAGCTGTGTGCCAAAGAAGGCTATCGGTTAAAAATTGCTTCTGAACAAGGCAAGGGCTGCTGCTTTAGTATCAACTTGCCTCAAATCAATCATAAAGAATAA
- a CDS encoding imm11 family protein, whose translation MNMYWMLEVREPEGTKRAVIGEQPDLRQLSASGLTDWLSGSLLNLDIKEPLIFRLDPGGGTGLTDFFPPSIPLMSERMLSALADAGVNNIETYPARLLDISDNPVEEKYLAVNIIGRIACADLDASDCDMDDSDDPILIDFDSLVIDEDKAMGQLFFRLHEAPNGIVVHDSVRQALEPLQLKGIVFVHPQDWIG comes from the coding sequence ATGAATATGTATTGGATGCTTGAAGTACGCGAACCCGAAGGCACAAAGCGGGCGGTGATCGGCGAACAACCGGATCTCAGGCAGCTTTCGGCTTCGGGGTTAACCGACTGGCTATCCGGCAGCCTGCTGAATCTAGACATTAAAGAACCATTAATTTTCAGGTTAGACCCCGGCGGCGGCACCGGCCTGACCGACTTCTTTCCGCCGTCGATCCCCCTGATGAGTGAGCGCATGTTATCCGCCCTGGCCGATGCCGGGGTCAATAATATTGAAACTTACCCGGCCAGGCTCCTGGATATTTCAGATAACCCGGTCGAAGAGAAATACCTGGCTGTTAATATTATCGGCAGAATCGCCTGTGCGGATCTCGATGCCTCGGACTGTGACATGGATGACTCCGATGACCCTATACTTATCGACTTCGACTCGCTTGTTATTGACGAAGACAAAGCCATGGGCCAGCTCTTTTTCCGGCTACATGAAGCCCCTAACGGCATTGTCGTCCACGACTCGGTACGCCAGGCGCTGGAGCCGCTACAACTTAAAGGCATAGTGTTTGTCCACCCGCAAGACTGGATAGGTTAA
- a CDS encoding AHH domain-containing protein → MCDIGEAVCIEQIQTEQHKEKTCPFCAEPEHESRTNDLKNDSKKLRKACHKGDILGLPEPGSTAPGSQQWCVVYQHPETGKEEISEVRNNPHHCIPGRASLKGKYQHPILEVIEKEKGTITGDIGYNVNGQENGIWLPTIIEHFYAGYRNVDPIAGISWGKLSKAHSTQKFSMAEAAMYDTRRQFHDSHQNYSEHIKQRLDKLFNAVKMHKMRCPEAGPKAKPDIPPPYKVVEWLHGISRKFAQMLCGSPSGWRPPIFTSSHAENLTKKLKK, encoded by the coding sequence ATGTGTGACATCGGAGAAGCCGTTTGTATTGAACAAATACAAACGGAACAACACAAAGAAAAGACCTGTCCTTTCTGTGCCGAACCCGAGCATGAATCAAGAACCAATGATCTGAAAAATGATTCGAAAAAGCTTCGTAAAGCTTGCCATAAAGGCGATATTCTCGGCCTGCCGGAACCCGGTTCTACCGCCCCCGGCAGCCAGCAATGGTGCGTGGTCTATCAGCATCCGGAAACAGGCAAAGAAGAAATATCGGAAGTCAGAAATAATCCCCACCATTGCATTCCGGGCCGGGCATCGCTTAAGGGCAAATATCAACACCCTATCCTTGAAGTTATAGAGAAAGAAAAAGGCACTATTACCGGCGATATCGGCTACAACGTCAACGGCCAGGAAAATGGCATCTGGCTGCCGACTATCATAGAGCACTTTTACGCCGGTTACAGAAATGTCGATCCTATCGCCGGTATCAGCTGGGGTAAATTATCCAAAGCGCACTCGACACAAAAGTTTTCTATGGCCGAGGCAGCCATGTACGACACCAGGCGCCAGTTTCATGACTCGCATCAGAATTACAGCGAACATATAAAACAAAGGCTGGATAAGCTCTTTAATGCGGTCAAGATGCATAAAATGCGCTGTCCGGAAGCGGGACCGAAAGCCAAACCCGATATCCCTCCCCCCTACAAAGTGGTCGAGTGGTTACACGGCATTTCCAGAAAGTTTGCCCAAATGCTGTGCGGTTCACCAAGCGGGTGGCGCCCTCCCATTTTTACTTCTTCACACGCTGAGAACTTAACCAAAAAGTTAAAGAAATAA
- a CDS encoding TonB-dependent siderophore receptor — protein MNSNPWRPSKKITLKKSLLASAITLVFSPAVVAEKVSLEESPPNFEQNMEIIQVSGRAAQYYFVEESAMATKTPTNYMDLPQSVQVLSQELISDQAAKQTSDLYRSISGMTQFSYSGVTARGFRQDQVRYDGVQGDPYSGFSIPQLFNVERVEVLKGPTGMLYGAGQPGGLLNYVTKKPKFSQASEITLVSGNDDLFGAYADTTGALDADASLAYRLGGFYQTKEGFRNNTDEQNTLLSGALTWVVNDRLDLTLQYDFIDQDLGGHRLRGVPVDDNGNFLTDISYNANEKSDYQRLQANVWQLIANSEISDNLTNRTVVRVLDNRRTQQYHENRGLADDGRTMTREFRDQLRENKDWSITTDFVYQTTLADMEHTWLFGADYFIGELHYENNFGRGAQSLIPDLDIINPVYGADTSSYLLLERPHTDSETIRQGIYVQDQIRLNEQWLAIAGLRYDRFEDKDINAGFKTTDNSTSPRVGIIYQPDDETSVFANITRGFAPQSLYNQQESDLDNDVVGELKAETSIQHELGIKNQWLDGSLLSTITAYRIVKDNVSSWNPADTGFNDGIPALLQIGEVTSEGLEIDLVGDITENWTGTVNYAYNRAKITGGAPGDLTNSIGDEFANAPDHTLGVWTRWDLPGIASSFAVGFDYVSERLSLSGQKVKPYTVWDASWRSEFNGIEMQINLKNLFDKEYATSGFNERNGHFPGEPRSIQLQLSYSL, from the coding sequence ATGAACTCCAATCCCTGGCGTCCCTCAAAAAAGATCACTTTAAAAAAATCACTGCTGGCATCAGCAATCACTCTGGTATTTTCTCCTGCTGTTGTTGCAGAGAAAGTATCGCTAGAGGAATCTCCCCCCAATTTTGAACAAAACATGGAAATCATCCAGGTTAGCGGCCGGGCGGCCCAGTATTATTTTGTTGAAGAGTCGGCGATGGCTACCAAGACACCCACTAACTATATGGATTTACCCCAGTCGGTGCAGGTTTTAAGCCAGGAGTTGATCAGCGATCAGGCGGCAAAGCAGACTTCGGATTTGTACCGTTCAATATCCGGTATGACCCAGTTCAGCTACTCAGGTGTTACCGCCAGGGGCTTTCGCCAGGATCAGGTCAGATACGACGGTGTTCAGGGCGACCCCTATTCAGGCTTTTCTATTCCACAGCTCTTTAACGTTGAGCGGGTGGAAGTGTTAAAAGGGCCAACCGGCATGTTGTACGGCGCTGGCCAGCCGGGCGGGCTATTGAATTATGTTACTAAAAAGCCCAAGTTCAGTCAGGCATCTGAAATAACCCTGGTTTCCGGCAATGACGATTTGTTTGGCGCTTATGCCGACACTACCGGTGCTTTAGATGCCGATGCCAGCTTAGCCTATCGCTTGGGGGGCTTTTACCAAACCAAAGAAGGTTTCCGCAATAATACCGATGAACAGAATACCCTGTTGTCCGGTGCTTTGACCTGGGTGGTTAATGACCGGCTGGACTTGACCCTGCAATATGATTTTATCGATCAGGACTTAGGCGGCCACAGGCTAAGGGGCGTTCCAGTGGACGATAACGGTAATTTTCTTACCGACATCAGCTATAACGCCAATGAAAAAAGCGATTATCAGAGATTACAGGCCAATGTCTGGCAACTTATCGCCAACAGTGAAATATCGGATAACCTGACTAACCGTACTGTAGTACGGGTTCTTGATAATCGCAGAACACAGCAATACCATGAAAACCGCGGCCTGGCTGACGATGGCCGTACCATGACCCGCGAATTCCGCGATCAGTTAAGGGAAAATAAAGACTGGAGTATTACCACGGACTTTGTTTATCAAACCACCTTGGCTGATATGGAACATACCTGGCTTTTTGGCGCCGATTATTTTATCGGAGAGCTTCATTATGAGAACAACTTTGGCCGCGGAGCACAGTCGCTGATCCCGGACCTGGATATCATCAACCCGGTTTACGGTGCAGACACCAGCTCTTACCTTTTACTGGAAAGGCCGCATACCGACAGCGAAACCATACGTCAGGGAATTTATGTCCAAGATCAGATCCGGTTAAATGAGCAATGGCTGGCAATAGCCGGTTTGCGTTACGACAGGTTTGAAGATAAAGATATCAATGCCGGTTTTAAGACCACAGATAACAGCACCAGTCCGCGAGTGGGCATTATTTATCAGCCGGACGATGAAACTTCTGTTTTTGCCAATATCACCCGGGGCTTTGCGCCGCAAAGCCTTTATAATCAGCAGGAGTCTGATCTTGATAATGATGTGGTCGGCGAGCTTAAGGCGGAAACCAGCATCCAGCATGAGTTGGGTATCAAAAACCAGTGGTTAGACGGTAGTTTACTGAGCACGATAACCGCCTATCGTATCGTCAAAGACAATGTCAGCTCCTGGAACCCGGCGGATACCGGTTTTAATGACGGCATTCCCGCCCTGCTGCAGATAGGTGAAGTGACCAGTGAAGGGTTAGAGATAGACCTGGTCGGGGATATCACGGAAAACTGGACAGGTACGGTGAATTACGCCTACAACAGGGCGAAAATAACCGGCGGTGCACCGGGTGACCTTACCAACTCTATCGGTGACGAATTTGCCAATGCCCCGGATCATACCTTGGGGGTATGGACCCGCTGGGATCTACCGGGTATTGCTTCATCTTTTGCCGTCGGTTTCGATTATGTCAGCGAGCGCCTGAGTTTAAGCGGACAAAAAGTTAAACCTTATACCGTCTGGGATGCCAGCTGGCGCAGCGAGTTTAACGGGATTGAAATGCAAATCAACCTGAAAAACCTGTTTGACAAGGAATATGCCACCAGCGGCTTTAACGAGCGCAACGGCCACTTCCCGGGCGAGCCCCGCAGCATTCAGTTGCAGTTGAGCTATTCGCTGTAA